Genomic window (Rhododendron vialii isolate Sample 1 chromosome 4a, ASM3025357v1):
GCTTCTTATTGGACCAAACACTCTCTTAGTTGTTTTTCGAAAATGACAATGTTAGTATTTTCTACTCAAGGTATAACTTTTACGAATAGTTTGATCAAAGAGCAACTATGatgtttgagagagagggggtggttCGGGAAACCCCAAGTGAACAAAGCCAAACACTCTCTTAATTGCTTTTCGAAAATGACAACCTTAGTATTTTCTACTCAAGGTATAACTTTTACAGATAGTTTGATCAAAGAGCAACTATGATGTTTGAGAGAGGGGGTGGTTCGGGAGACCCCAAGTGAACAAAGCCTGGGATTTCACTAACCTACttttatttgccaaatgaaATGAACAGGTGGAGGGGTTGATGCGATTGATGGACGGGGAACATATAGGCCCTTTCAATCTTGGCAACCCTGGTGAATTCACCATGCTTGAACTTGCTCAGGTACGTAGCTTACATTGGTGTTTGGCTTTAGTTTTTTCAGTTTTGTGCGTCGAGTGATTTGAATCGTCCTTTTTATTTCGCGTCACGAATCAATTTGCACCTTTCGAATGTTGAAATAAGTATAATTATATCATCAAATGGATTGTTATTGAAGCATAATCCTAAGCTACTTAAAAGGAATTTACGGGGACACACCTCAAACATTCCGTTCCATGAATAAACACGCTGTCAAAGAGGACCCATGCGAGTAACGACGGTGCACATGCGACGTTGTCCACTCGTCTTCTTATATACTAGTACTTGATGAAATTATCTTGGTGATTAGCTTCATCGTAATGGAGCAAGATCATTGGTACCCAATATCCATCATCCATGTTTCCTCGTTCCAAACAATTGGCAAGTACACGATATCGTTAAAATATCGACATACATGATTCTTGagatactccatccgtcccgatttgtttgtcccttttTTGACAGCGTTtgacctctaaaaaaattgtctgtaatttttaattcttaatgtttttaatatgcaatatggatcttgtttggtagatttcaattagttttattatacaaaatcttcaaaatcataaaaaaaatttacaaaatgtaagatataagtatatttttgaaagacacgaatttcgacaattggacaaacaaattgagacggagggagtactattgtGTGACGGTTAATGCATTGGGCAATAGGTATTGCTTGTTTTTTGCATCCAACTCTATCATGCATCCTAATTGGGCTGGTTTTTATGCAGGTGGTGCAAGAGACAATCGACCCAAATGCAAGAATAGAATACAGGCCAAACACAGAGGATGATCCCCACAAGAGAAAACCAGACATTTCAAAAGCTAAAGAACTTCTTGGTTGGGAGCCTACCGTTTCCCTCCGAGAAGGCCTCCCTCTCATGGTTTCCAATTTCCGGCAACGCTTATTCGGCGACGACCCAACACACAAGAAACTGACGAGAAAACAGATCTATACATGATTATAAACAGTCTCATCGTATCATATTGTCTGTTTGTCATTTTGTATTTGACGAAAATAATGTCCCAAAAACGATAACAAAACAACACGAACTAGGAGAGAAAGAGATATTTCTGCAGATTTGTAGCCGTTCAATATTTCTTTACATTTGTATAATAAAtgtgttcttcttttttttatttttttttatttttttttccatttcgaAAATGTAAGGAATGAATAATTCCAACTAATTTTATGTGCTTCATTTCATTACATGAAAGATGCGAAAGTGGCCTTCCGTGATATTAAGGTACTTTTGCCATATGAGATTCAGTAATTCGACCTGAATTATTCTATTCGTGGGCTTTTCAAACACACCATCcatgtgggaaaaaaaattctgattGATTGAACATTGGCAAACAAAAATTAGACGGCTagaatgattttgaaattttataagGATTTTTCCACATtgattttacaaaataaaccaCTAGCTAGATTTTTTGACAACTACATGGTCAATGCGCTCCAATCACATGACAACCGACATCCCAtgaatctataattttttttatttttcacgaGTTAAGTGAATGCCGAGACTCTAAAAATGAACGATTATGATCAAATCATCGGATCCAGGATGTGTCCAATAGGGCtataaatgaaccgagcagctcaCAAGTTCGAGTTCGAGTtttcggctcatttagtaaatgagcaaGTGGAACTTGactcgttcgacaaaagctcagTTCGTTAAGAAATGTTCGGCTCAATTAAaaagactcgtttagtaaatgactaaattCGACTTGTTAAGACTTGAGCTGAGTTTGAACTCAAGTTTTTGCTCGTTTAATAGTCGTGCTCAAGCTtaacaaagctcggctcgtttgcaaccTAATAATACGTTCACATATATTGGCCCATGTCTTTCGGCCAAATCCACGAAAATGCCGGCCCATGTCTTTCGGCCCACAACACCTCTACCGTAATTTTACACCTCCGACAAACCCTAGCTTAAACcctagcctctctctctctctctctctctctctctctctccatatataccATCGCTCTTTGAtctgtaggagagagagagagaaacgaagaTGAGTCGAGGAGCGGCGGCGGGCGGTGGGGCCAAgggtaagaagaagggagtgACGTTCACGATCGACTGTGGGAAGCCGGTGGAGGATGGTATCATGGAAATCGCCACACTGGAAAAGTTCCTCCAGGAGCGCATCAAGGTCGGCGGCAAGGCCGGTGCTCTCGGCGACTCCGTCACTGTCTCCCGCGAGAAGAGCAAGCTCACCGTCGCCTCCGATTCTCACTTCTCTAAGCGGTAAAATCACCACGCATacgtatatatgtgtgtatgtatatgtatgtaagTTGTTGCGTACGTTTTACGGTGATTGTCGCTTTCGTTGGATTAGTATAGTTCAGTTAGGGTTGTTCATTTGTGTCTGTTGAGGGAAAGGGTTCATTTGGGATGTGTTTGGAGACATGTGGATGGAAATGAAGGGATTTGACTTCGTTATGTAATGGCAACTCCTCAGATTTCGATTTATATAGCTTGCATATCTATTTACTATTTCCGGACTGATGTGTAATTCGACGTGCTGAGGGTTGTAGGCTTGTAGGgtacaaacgagccgagctttagagGGTTACGAGCCTTTTTCTCGAGCTCAGCTCTTTAATTTgtagccgagccgagcttttgcgAGCCTTTTAAGTGTTGAGCTCTGCTCTTTTggtaaacgagcctaaaactcgaacTCGGATTGATTACTAAATGAGTCGAGCCGAGCCACAAGCtactcatttgcagccctagtctTCTGCATCTAATCTAATAGAGGGATGTTATGTCATTAAACATTATTGAACTCGAAGTTGAAATTCATAATTGTGGAATTTATGTGAAGGGATTTTAACATCATTTCAATGACAGTAGCTGAAATTTGGATTTGATAGATTACATATGGATGTCAGACACTGAGTTTTTGGAGCTCTTCATGATGGATTAAGATTTGAAATAACTTTGTAAAAATACTAATCCTAGCGTCGTATCCTTGATGCGAAGAGTATTTCATTATGCAAGGATACCATAGAAATATAATCTTTTATCTCTCATCCATCTTCCCCTCCAGTTTCACAAGCTGTCTGCTGCAAAACCTCTCATATTGTTGTTGACAATTGAACATGAAATATTGATTATATCGGCGCCAGAGCTGTAAATTTTGGTACTCCAGTATGTTTTGGGATGATTTTTATACATTAGAGAACTTGGCTAGGCAAAGCATAATTCAATTACTGGATTTTGTTCCGGGGCTGAAGTTTGGCTCTTTGGCTTTTGATATTGTGCCTTAGAGATGAATGCAGCACCCCATATCATCATCGACCTTATGTTTGAATTCAGATAGGCAATGTCAGAAGCCCAGCTGAACATCAGGAAAGGAAACATGCAAATAATCGAGACTAGACATTGTTATTTGATGAGAGCTACTGAAATTTAGGTCTTTTATATCTGGCCTTGCATAGTTGCATATGTATTTCGACATTGAGATTGGGATTTTCATTGTGATGGATATGAAACAGAAAATTAGTTGGAGTGATGTATTGTCTTTTAAGTTAAGGAGTGTAGTTGTGGAAGGATTCTGACGAAAACATCTAATCTATACTCCAAATGAAGGGATTTTAAGATTATTGTTAAACTCATTGTGGAAATCCATAGATGTGGAATTTTTATGGAAGGTTATGACATCAATTTCTCAAATTCGGATTTGATAGCTTACATATGGATGTCGTTATACTTGGGAGATTCTTCATAGTGGGTTCGGAATAGCTATTCCATAAAAGTGATTTTTAATCCTTTATGCTAATGAGTGTTGTATGCAGCAGCTAAATCCCTTCTATTTTTGGTGAAATGGAAAGTGAAATTCCTTCATTTGAAATCCACATATTTTGAGCAATCTGATTTTTGGTGTTCTTCCTTTTATATATGATATGAGGACTTGACTAGGCAAAGATGTGTGTGAGCTTTGTTTGAGTACAGAATTTTGTAATGGGGCTGGAGTTTGGCTCTTTGGCTTTTGATACTGTGCCTTAGAGATGAATGCAGCACCCTAAATCAATGTAGACCTTATCTTTGAATTCAGATAGGCAATGTTAGGAGCCTAGCTGAACATCAGGCAAGGAAACATGAAAATATTTGGAACCGATTACTCAATATATatccttttattttctaaaaataaggTCAATTGAATGCATACTCATGCACCCAGGGCCACATCTCTGTTTACCATTCTTGTTTTCCTCAGGCAAGAAATTTTTAAATCCAATCAAGAATGCATTTGATGAGGAATTGTTTCTCCTATAATTGTGAATTTATTGGGCTCAGATTCCACCTGAAACAGAACGATTGTGCATTTGCTTTCTGCTTAAATTCTCTCTTACAGTGATTATTTAGGTTTCCCTTGAGGGAAGATAAGACAGACTCAACACTCATCCCAATGGATGTGAGACAGCTTAACTGATGTGGTTTCCTATTTATTATCAGATTATCTTTTGGTACCCCATTATCCATATCATCATATTGTAGAAGTAGTCTCATTGAACCATTTCTAGCTCACTAATTTCGTACAAAGATTCTCAACTACTCCCAATTGCCCTTGTGTGTGTTGGATTTCGTTAACATGCCTTTGCTTATGATAAATTGCTGGTGTTTTTCTCAGATATCTGAAGTATCTGACGAAGAAGTTCTTGAAGAAACACAATGTGCGTGATTGGCTTCGAGTTATTTCATCGAACAAGGACCGTAACGTTTATGAGTTGCGATACTTCAACATTGCTGAGAACGAGGATGAGGATGAAGACTAAATGGCCGACCAAGTGCCCAAGCCGATATACAGTCTCTACACTATGGTAGGAATAATTTGTTGAGAGTGCGTTTGTATTGTGAAACTCAGCTTCTGGAATTTTGTTTAGGGATTATAGTTTTGCCCTTTGGTGGGTTTAGGCAATTTTGCTGAAATGTGAATTGGTTATTTAGTGTTATGAGAGGAACAAAGAAACAGAGGAGTTTCCTTATGCAGAAGATAAATCTTGTTATGTTGCAACATATTGGGGGTATTTGTAATAGTTTTTTCTTAGATTTTAGATTGTGATTCTGCATCAGAGCTAAGTTTTACTACACGTTCTCTTGTTTCATAGTTTCCTTCGAGCATAGTTTCCTCGAAGGAAACGCTTCTGCCGATTGACTAGCATACTCTGGATACTATGCCTACTTGTATTTCGACTTAGGGCAGATGCTCAGAGGGTCATGTACCCAAGACTTGTGTACTCTAatagtattttgaaattttgctccttttaacaaaaaaaaaaaaggatttatcTTTACCCATCTCAAACAGTGTGGCAAACATTTATGCTGCAAATTTTGATGCATTCATTCACCTAACCAGAATGTGGGGGTTTAAGGTTTGTTGGTGTAAAATGAAGCTTCAAATCTACCATTACCGCCGTACACTTCATTCTGACCGGAAacggggatggtgttgtgcagcaGTGCACAGCACCATTCGAGCTGTCCATTTGGCaattcaatggtccagatttcaTCTTGGCAGTGAACAGGGGTGTGCACTGGTCGGGCTGGTCGGGTTTGACCctgaacccgacccgaccctgGCGGGGTAAAACATTTTAGGGCCcgcaaaccaaaccgaacaaggGGTAAGAACCGTCCGGGAGCCTGATTTTTTACGTTAGGGCGGGTGGGGCAGGGCTGGTCCAACCCCACGGGTAAGGAACGCACCAACCCGAAACCCGAACcgaaactcttttttttgtacaaaaccCAACCCATACCCGACCGAAGCATCTGTTCGAAGACGCCCGAGACCCTTGGGGTCGGGTCGGGTAGTCGGGGATTTTGCACAGACCTAAATTAGTCTATAGTGAACGCTCAAATATTACACGGTGGAGATGATATCTAGACTATTGAATTGCCGAACAAACGGCTCTGCACAGCACCATTCCCGTTCCTGACCTCCTCCAAGTTTCATAAATACCAAATGCcccactttttgtttttttgaccaGACCGAATGTCCCCCCACTTTGATTCCATTATGCTTTTCAAAACATAAAGACAACATAAAAGTATTAAGGACACTCAAACCCTCCACAGCCCTGAGACGacaaaaaaggaaggaaaggaaaggaaaaaaatggtaGATCCCACTTCTACAGAGCAATGTGAGAGGGGCCTTAAATTGATGGTGAAAGTGACAAGCCATGACCAACCACATTGTGGAGCCAGGGTATTACTCTTTTTCACTTTCACAGGATCTGGGGAAAAAGTTTTCTCCATTTCTGCGAAAGGCacacccaccccaccccaccatATGATCTAAACAAGCATTTGTTCATATGGGATCTGGAGATACTCTTTctggacggttcggattaaaacattctctctcctctcctttccTCTCATCttaacacactctctctctctcaaaatccgaatcgtccaaaaATACAGtggacggctcagatgcgcCGAGCaagtaccacgtggtacccacctgacactgaaaaattttccctaTGTCTACGGGGTTCTAAGGTACATGTCCTTTTGAGCACCCCCCTCCCCCAATGCCCCCATAGATCATGTCCTTTTCTATATTCCCCTTTTCTAGATCTGCTGTGCTTCAACTTCGTCATGTGACGCATTCATCTTTCTGCTGTTTGTACCTTGATTATTCTTCTTGCTATAGTGGCAAAATTTAGAGGGACTTTCGAAGTTCTAAACCCTTCTCGAAATTCCATTTCACAAACGTAAAGTTTGCGGACGACATCATTTACCTAATCAAGCGGTGGAGCATGTGGTGTGATTCGATTTCATGTCGAAAAAAATTGTATCAATGCACTAGGTTCTCACTTACAGCAAGGGTTAAGGGGAGATCGAGGCTGATTACGCAACTTGAATACTTGAATTTTTGCTTCAATCGTTTGAGACAAATAACACTCGTCCACCAATCAAGTTTTACATAAAACCAGTCTAAATAACCCAACATTTCTCAACCATTGAAATGGAGTCAAAATTATTGAACCTGAACTTTAGGTGGTTTTAGGCATATTTCTTTTGAAGTAGATACATGAATGCCAAGTAAGTTCGGGGCATACAACAATTCTTTCACCATATGAGGCgttaattaacaaaataaagtgtTGTCTCCTACCAAAATCCTAGCATCATGATTCCATTTTTATCTTTACTCATCATACAAAGCAAATTGAAGGCCATTTAGAGAAGGTTTAAGATCAGATTCGTAacgagagagaaaatgaaaggtTGCTGCCAGGTTGAACCAAGGACTTATGGAAGTTGGGGCTATCCCATCACCATAGGCAACACAATAATGTCCTGAGGGAGACTTCAGAGGCCTTATAGTAGTACAAATTTCTTTTCTGATCACGTGCCTATTGAAGAATGAGCCAACGACTTATAGGTAGTGGCTTGGTCAAGGAAAGTAACCAGAGTCATAACACAAGTGAGACTTCGTACCCGTCACTTCCTAAAGCAGGAAAAGGGATCTCTGATCTACAACCAACGAAAAAACAACATTTTAACTCTGCACAAACTTAAGGAAGATGGAAATGGAGTGGAAATTATTGAACCCAAACTTAAAATTCCGACATCTTGTTAAATCACTGTCATATAGGAAACTCTCATTTGTGTCTGTATGCAGTAGTAATTACTAAAATCTTGTGTGAAGTTCATTAGTTCTCCATGGATTAGATGTGTGGGTTTGTCATATTCCACCAACCAAACATGTGCAGCATTTGAttgaaaacttgaaaatgaTTTCTTCACCCTCAGGTTTATTATCTCTTCCTTTTGTAAATGTAATGATGGGTTCGGCCAATGGACCCTTGCACATGAACAGAATTGTTTATCCCTACGAGCCTATTTTCAGTAAAATTAGGCCATGTTAGTAATAATTAGAAGGTAGTACAGacataagtcacataattcgcgtgCGTGAACATGAGCAAAAGCGCGCGTGTGTGAGCGTTTTTGAAACACATTCTACAACAGTACTAAAATTCGCGAGAGCGCAATGCAAGAATTAAGAGCGGGAGCACGGAACATTTTGAAGAATGACGCGACTAAAGTCAAGACTAGCAGAGACTCCAGGATTGGACTCAGACGTCAGGGATCTAAGCCCACGAAAGTCGCTACAGAGTTCACAATTATAAAAGTTAGACAATCATTAATTTCATTAACTAACAGATAGGGACCACACGTATAAACCTACAAATATCATCAAATCAAGAACCCCTTTTCTGTAACTTGCAAAGTTGCTTACATTGCACAATATAAAGTATTACAGAATCTCTTTGTCATAACATGATTTACGGCTCAGAAATAGAGAAGAAGTATAAACAACAAAGGGAGACCCTGTGGTTgcttgtgg
Coding sequences:
- the LOC131324527 gene encoding large ribosomal subunit protein eL22z-like, which translates into the protein MSRGAAAGGGAKGKKKGVTFTIDCGKPVEDGIMEIATLEKFLQERIKVGGKAGALGDSVTVSREKSKLTVASDSHFSKRYLKYLTKKFLKKHNVRDWLRVISSNKDRNVYELRYFNIAENEDEDED